TTGTTTTATTCTCTTGATTTTTGCTGGCTTTTCTGCTAATCAAAGTTTATTAAAATCAAGCTTGCTCTTTTTCGGTTTAGCTTCGGGAATGATTACCGCCGGCGCTACCAGTTTAATGTTAGATTTAACCGCCGCCGAAACCGCGGGAACTTTTATCGGCGCTTGGGGATTATCACAAGCGATCGCACGGGGATTAGCCACGGTTTTGGGCGGTACGATTTTAAATATCGGTAAAGTTATCTTTTCTAGTCCAGTTTTAGCCTATAGCTTAGTTTTCCTCCTGCAAGCATTAGGAATGATCCTGGCAGTTTGGTTATTAAGTCGCGTTGATGTCAAGGAATTTAAGGAAAATGCCCGAGCAGCGATCGCAACTGTCATCAAAGGAGAGATCGACTAGCAAAAGCAAGCAAAAGTGAGAGAACAGGAGAATTAGCCCGATTGGGGGAAGTTGGTTAGCCGCTTTTTTCCTATCCTAAAAGTAGAGAGGAAAACGAAAGAGGAGGCTAAAACGATGAAAAGGACTTTAATGATTGCCCTAGGTTCCCTAGCTTCCTTACTGCTGATTAACCCCGTCGGTGCGGAAAATCCCCGACAGGTGCAACAATTATTGAATACGCGGGAATGTCCGGGGTGTGATCTCCAGGGTGCAGATTTAAGAGGGGCGCATCTAATCGGTGCAGATTTGAGAAAAGCGAATTTACAGGGAGCTAATCTGGAGGAAGCCAACTTAGAGGGCGCAGATTTGACCGATGCCAACCTAGAAGGCGCAAATTTAACCGCAGCTTTTCTGACTAATGCCAGTTTGAATCAAGCTAATCTCAATGGAGTTAATTTCACCAGTGCCATGATCTATGATGCTGATGTGACGGGTGCATCAATGGAGAGAATTAACTTGACAAATGCTCAGATTTATGGTACAGGCATCGCTGTCGGTGGTGAAAATCCTTAGATGTTCTTGTCCTCAAAATATAGTTAATTTTGTAACAGATGCAAGTGTTGCGTCTGTTTTTTTATACACTTTTAAGTAGGTAGGTGTTAAAAATTGTCAGATACCCCCCTTATCAAGGGGGGCAGGGGGGATCGAACCCAAAATCTATCTTCAATTTAATTATAACCAGCTACTTACTAAATAGTTTGAGTTATAAAATAACCGGCATGACTCAACTCACACCGCGCCCTAGTGTCTTAATTGTCGATGATTTGCCCAATAATGTGCGGCTATTGTCGATTATGCTCACCGAGAAGGGATATCAGGTACGCAAAGCGATTAATGGACAGATGGCCCTGAATACAGTGCGATCGCTAATTCCCGATCTGATCCTTCTCGATATTAATATGCCCGATCTCAATGGTTATCAAGTTTGTGAACAGTTAAAAGCTGATGAAAAAACCAGAGAAATTCCCGTGATTTTTATCAGCGCTCTTGATGATGTCTTAGATAAAGTCAAAGCTTTTCAAGTGGGAGGTGTCGATTATATTTCTAAACCTTTTCAAGGGGAAGAAGTGATGGCACGCATTGAAAATCAATTAACTATTTGCCGTCAAAAAAAACAACTACAAAACGAAATTAAAGAACGTCAAAAAACTGAAGAAACTTTAGAAATTTATCTTCATGCTGTCTCTCACGATCTCCGCAATCCCGTGATCGGGATGTCAATGATCTTAAATAATTTAATTAAAAATTCTCAGGGAGAAACTAAAGAAGTATCCCTGAAGATTTTACAACAGATGGCCAACAGTTGCGATCGACAATTAACTTTAATTGATTCTCTCGTCGAAACCCAACAAAATGATCTTTGGGGAGTTTCCCTAGAACTAAAGCCTTTATCTCTCTACGAAATCGGTCAACAGATCGGTCAGGAATGGGAGTTAAGATTAAGGGAAAATCAAGCAACTTTAATTAATAATTTTTCTCCCGATTTACCCTTAGTTAATGCCGATGCTCACCATCTCTGGCGAGTTTTTGAGAATTTATTAGCCAATGCCCTTAAACATAATCCTCAAGGGATAATTATCACTTTGTCAGCTAGACTAGAGGGCAATTATCTCCGGTGTACTATTGCCGATAATGGGGTGGGAATTAGCGAAACCCAGAGAAAACGATTATTCGATCGCTATCAACGAGGCAACAATAATAATCAGATTAGTTTAGGACTAGGTTTATATCTATGTCGTCAAATTATCCAAGCTCACGGAGGTGAAATTGGCATTATGAATAATGACGAAAAAGGTTCACAATTTTGGTTTACTTTGCCCTACTAAGCTGTTGACTAAGTAGGTAGATGTTAAAAACTTTCAGACACCCCCCTTATCAAGGGGGGATCAAGGGGGGATCAAGGGGGGATTAAGGGGGGATATATCTTCAATTTAATTATAACCAGCTACTTATCTACATTACTCGTTAAGACTGTCTATGAGCAGGAAGAGCCAGTTTAAACATTTGTTTTTTCCTGTTACCGGGGAAAGAAAGGGCTAAGATCTATTTAGATCAACTATCTTCACTTGCCATGGCCGCTAATGCTGACTATTCTGCCCATTCTAGGCTTAACTTGCAACAACCTTGGCATACCTATCCGGTGGAAACCACCCTATCTATCCTCGGTAGTTCGGCTGTTAATGGCCTCAATAGGGAGCAAATCGCCGAAAGAATTAAATATTATGGCAAAAATGAACTACAAGAACGTCCAGGGCGCAGTAATTGGCAAATTCTCCTAGATCAGTTTACCAATATCATGCTCCTCCTCTTAATTGCCGTGGCCATAATTTCCGGAGGACTGGATTTACTGGAATTGCAGCGCGGTCATCTGGCTAAAATTGGTGTTCCCTTCAAAGATACGATCGCTATCTTAACAATTGTCATCCTCAATGGTATCCTCGGATATCTGCAAGAAAGTCGCGCCGAAAAAGCTCTGGCCGCTTTAAAAAAACTCTCCTCTCCCCAAGTTAATGTTATCCGCGAGGGTCAACGCAGAGAAATAGACGCGGTTAATCTTGTCCCTGGGGACATCATGCTGATTGAAGCGGGAACCCAAATCAGCGCCGACGGCCAAATTATCGAAGCTTTTAACCTGCAAATTCGCGAATCGGCCTTGACAGGAGAGGCAAATAGTGTTAATAAATCCGCCTCCATTGACCCCTTAGACAGAGATACTCCCCTTGGCGATCGCTTAAATTTTGTCTTTACTGGAACAGAGGTACTGCAAGGCCGGGCCAAGGTCATCGTTACCAATACGGGGATGACAACGGAATTAGGCAAAATCGCTCAAATGTTAGCAACAGTCGGCAATGAACCCACTCCTCTCCAAAAAAGAATGACTCACTTGGGTAATGTCCTTGTTGCTGGTTCTCTCATTCTAGTGGCCCTGACTATTACCATCGGCCTGATCAATGCAGGTTGGTCGGCCCTAGAGGAATTGGTCGAAGTTTCCCTTAGTATGGCAGTAGCCGTCGTTCCCGAAGGATTACCCGCAGTTATCACCCTAACTCTCGCCCTAGGTACCCAACGCATGGTCAAACGTCAGGCCTTGATTCGTAAACTGCCGGCAGTAGAAACCCTGGGTTCCGTTAATGTGATCTGTTCCGACAAAACCGGGACGCTAACCGAAAATAAAATGATTGTACGCGAGATAGAGACGGTTAATCGCAGTTTTTTAGTTACTGGGGAAGGATATAGCCCAAAAGGACAATTTTTAGACACCGAGCAACGGGCGATCGATCCCAAAACCGATCTAGAATTACATCATCTCTTAATTGCCAGTGTCCTCTGCAACGATGCCAGTTTAGACCTCGATAACGGTCACGATAGCATTTTAGGCGATCCCACGGAAGGAGCCTTATTAGTTTTAGGGGCGAAAGCGGGCTTAAATTTATCCCTAACCAAGCAAGAGTTCCCTAGAATCGCTGAAATCCCCTTTTCTTCCCAAAGAAAGCGAATGTCGGTCATTTGTCAAGGAGTCAATCGCGTACTATTTACCAAAGGTTCCCCGGAATTAATCCTTGAACAGTGTCTCTCCTACCAATCGGGATTAGAAAGTCTTCCTTTTGGGGATAGGGAAAAAGAAAAAGTCTTAGTCGCTAACAATGCTATGGCTAACAGGGGTTTACGAGTCTTAGGATTAGCGTATAAAAACCTGATTTATCCACCAGAATCAACTGAAATCAGCGAAGATGCCCTAATTTGGTTAGGAATGGTCGGTATGATCGACGCAGCGCGACCGGAGGCACAAATCGCCGTGGCTAGGTGTCGAGAAGCGGGAATCCGTCCAATCATGATCACCGGCGATCATCAATTAACCGCTCTAGCGGTGGCTAAGAGTCTTGGTATTGCCCAAGCGGGAGCTTTAGTGATCTCAGGGCGAGAATTAGATAAATTATCACCAATTCAGCTAGAAAACATCATTGACAAAACTAACATCTATGCCCGTGTCTCCCCCGAACATAAATTAACTATTGTCCGCGCCTTGCAAAAAAAGGGTAAATTTGTTGCTATGACCGGAGATGGGGTGAATGATGCTCCGGCCCTGAAACAAGCAGATATCGGCATTGCCATGGGAATCGCCGGCACCGATGTCACCAAAGAGGCTAGTGATATGATTCTCCTTGATGATAATTTTGCCACCATCGTCGCTGCCACGGAAGAAGGGCGAGTGGTTTATAACAATATTCGCAGTTTTATTAAATATATTCTCGGCAGTAATATCGGGGAAGTGATTACTATCGCTGCTTCGCCTCTTTTGGGTTTAGTTACTCCCCTAACTCCCCTACAAATTCTCTGGATGAATTTAGTTACTGATGGTTTACCTGCTTTAGCTTTGGCAGTGGAACCCGCTTCTCCTAATATTATGCGTCGCCCTCCTTTTAGTCCCCAAGAAAGTATTTTTGCTCGCGGTTTGGGTAGTTATATTGTGAGAATTGGGATTATTTTTTCGATTATTAATATCACTCAAATGTTAATCGCTGTGCGCTTGGATCCGCTTTTTGGTAATACTGGTTCATGGAAAACTATGGTTTTTACTACTCTCTGTTTAGCTCAAATGGGTCATGCCATTTCCGTGCGATCGAGCGATCATCTTACCATAGAAATGAATCCTTTGACTAATCCCTATCTCTGGGTAGCAGTAACCCTGACGACAATTTTTCAACTGATGTTAATCTATGTTCCTGCTCTGCGGGATTTTTTCGGTACTCAATTTTTAACTAAAGAAGAATTATTAATCTGTTTGGGATTTAGTACCTTGTTATTCGTTTGGGTGGAGTTAGAAAAATTATTTACCCGTTGGTATCATCGGCGATAATCAGGGAGCTTTTTTCATTGTTCAGTAAACAGTAAACAGTAAACTGATACTAAATCCCTTGAGCATAGGTGACTTACGAGGACAGGCAAAAGGGAGAATAAATAATCAGTTTTTAATAACCAGATTTAGTATTATTATCGATACCTTCTAGAGAAAATCAAGGTTTGCAGAGATGATAAAGATAATCAGTATTTAGGATCAGAGATCGATAGTCAAGCGACTTGTATTGTAAGCGGCGATTCCGATCTAATCGTTTCTAACTAACAGGATTGATATTCTAGGTTCACTCACTTAAATTAGCAGTTTCTAGCCATTTTTTACCCATTTCAATGGGAATACCGAGGAGAGGACAGAGGACTTTAATTAATTCAATTCCTCCCGTGATTAAAATGCTTCTTAGACGAGAATTTTTCTTGATTTCTGCGTCAACTTGTGCGACAAAAGTTTGTTTTTCAATTTCGGTATTAGTGGGATAAGTTTGGGCAAGTTGGCTGATAAGTTGTTGGATTTCTTGAGCGGCTTCGGCTAAATTTTGGGGTGTGGCGTAATTATGTTGAACAGCTTTTTGATCTCCTTGCACCGTATCGGCAAAGTTAGCAATATTTGCTCCACGAAGGTCATATTTAGGAGTTTCTGACATAGGATTAAAAGATTGAAGATTACTGATGATAATTATAGCATCCATAATGGCAAAACTGACACCATTTCTCTGAATGAAAGCGATACGTCGAATTCAAGTCCCCCTTAGAAAGAGGGATTTAGGGGGATCAAAATAAGGATTGAGCGGCTTTAATCCGAATACTTGGATTCTTGTCTGTGAATAGTCTTTTGGCAAGAGTTCTGATAATTAAATCGAGGGATTCTGTACTCAATTTCATATCAGTTTACTGCATAACGAGAGCCAATTTTACCGAGGGCATCAACAGCACTGAAACGAACGCTATCATCTTCATCGTAACAAACATTTACTAGATCAGGAATAACATCTTCTAGTCCAATTTCACCTAAAGCAATTGTGGCTGTGACACGAACTTTTACTTCCGTATCTTGTAGGGATTGAATGAGATAGGATATTGCTTTTTCACTACCAATTTTTCCGAGAGATTCCGCCGTGATTATCCGAATATCGGGATTAGTATCAGATAAGTAGGAAGCTAGATAAGGAATTGCGGATTCATTGCCAATTTCTCCTAAAGCTCGAATCAGATTTAGGCGAACATTAAGATCATTTTCTCCTATTAAATGGGATACTAAGGTGTCGGCAAGGCTGCTATTGCCAATTTTGCCCAAGGCTTCGGCAGCTTTAGCGCGGATCTGGGGGAGAGAATCGTTGAGTTTATTCAATAAAGTATTGATGGCGATTTGGGTGTTATTAAGTTGCTGAACCATGTTATTTTTTCTCTGGGTTATTGTTATTAGTTTGCTGGGGATAATTCTGTTGGCTTCCTTGCACATTATGAGCTAAATTGCCAATAGTAGCTCCTCTGAAATCATAGGTAATAGATGAGGTTTCAGAGGTTGGGGATTGAGTGGAGTAAGAAATAGATTCAGGGAGGGGGTGATAGTATTTAAGTTTGTTTTGAATTTTGTCTAGTGCTTCTCTAGCTTGAGAGAGAGTATTGCCATTATTTAATGTGACAAAATCAGGATTTTTCAGGCATTTGATAAGTTCAGTCATCGCTGTTTCTGTGCCAATATTACCCAAAGCCTCAGCTGCCTGCGAACGAACATACTTATTAGAGTCTTCTAAAGCCTTGAG
This Microcystis wesenbergii NRERC-220 DNA region includes the following protein-coding sequences:
- a CDS encoding pentapeptide repeat-containing protein, producing MKRTLMIALGSLASLLLINPVGAENPRQVQQLLNTRECPGCDLQGADLRGAHLIGADLRKANLQGANLEEANLEGADLTDANLEGANLTAAFLTNASLNQANLNGVNFTSAMIYDADVTGASMERINLTNAQIYGTGIAVGGENP
- a CDS encoding hybrid sensor histidine kinase/response regulator — protein: MTQLTPRPSVLIVDDLPNNVRLLSIMLTEKGYQVRKAINGQMALNTVRSLIPDLILLDINMPDLNGYQVCEQLKADEKTREIPVIFISALDDVLDKVKAFQVGGVDYISKPFQGEEVMARIENQLTICRQKKQLQNEIKERQKTEETLEIYLHAVSHDLRNPVIGMSMILNNLIKNSQGETKEVSLKILQQMANSCDRQLTLIDSLVETQQNDLWGVSLELKPLSLYEIGQQIGQEWELRLRENQATLINNFSPDLPLVNADAHHLWRVFENLLANALKHNPQGIIITLSARLEGNYLRCTIADNGVGISETQRKRLFDRYQRGNNNNQISLGLGLYLCRQIIQAHGGEIGIMNNDEKGSQFWFTLPY
- a CDS encoding cation-translocating P-type ATPase; translated protein: MAANADYSAHSRLNLQQPWHTYPVETTLSILGSSAVNGLNREQIAERIKYYGKNELQERPGRSNWQILLDQFTNIMLLLLIAVAIISGGLDLLELQRGHLAKIGVPFKDTIAILTIVILNGILGYLQESRAEKALAALKKLSSPQVNVIREGQRREIDAVNLVPGDIMLIEAGTQISADGQIIEAFNLQIRESALTGEANSVNKSASIDPLDRDTPLGDRLNFVFTGTEVLQGRAKVIVTNTGMTTELGKIAQMLATVGNEPTPLQKRMTHLGNVLVAGSLILVALTITIGLINAGWSALEELVEVSLSMAVAVVPEGLPAVITLTLALGTQRMVKRQALIRKLPAVETLGSVNVICSDKTGTLTENKMIVREIETVNRSFLVTGEGYSPKGQFLDTEQRAIDPKTDLELHHLLIASVLCNDASLDLDNGHDSILGDPTEGALLVLGAKAGLNLSLTKQEFPRIAEIPFSSQRKRMSVICQGVNRVLFTKGSPELILEQCLSYQSGLESLPFGDREKEKVLVANNAMANRGLRVLGLAYKNLIYPPESTEISEDALIWLGMVGMIDAARPEAQIAVARCREAGIRPIMITGDHQLTALAVAKSLGIAQAGALVISGRELDKLSPIQLENIIDKTNIYARVSPEHKLTIVRALQKKGKFVAMTGDGVNDAPALKQADIGIAMGIAGTDVTKEASDMILLDDNFATIVAATEEGRVVYNNIRSFIKYILGSNIGEVITIAASPLLGLVTPLTPLQILWMNLVTDGLPALALAVEPASPNIMRRPPFSPQESIFARGLGSYIVRIGIIFSIINITQMLIAVRLDPLFGNTGSWKTMVFTTLCLAQMGHAISVRSSDHLTIEMNPLTNPYLWVAVTLTTIFQLMLIYVPALRDFFGTQFLTKEELLICLGFSTLLFVWVELEKLFTRWYHRR
- a CDS encoding putative toxin-antitoxin system toxin component, PIN family; translated protein: MKVCRDDKDNQYLGSEIDSQATCIVSGDSDLIVSN
- a CDS encoding HEAT repeat domain-containing protein, which codes for MVQQLNNTQIAINTLLNKLNDSLPQIRAKAAEALGKIGNSSLADTLVSHLIGENDLNVRLNLIRALGEIGNESAIPYLASYLSDTNPDIRIITAESLGKIGSEKAISYLIQSLQDTEVKVRVTATIALGEIGLEDVIPDLVNVCYDEDDSVRFSAVDALGKIGSRYAVN